The Leptospira paudalimensis region ACATTTAAAACATCAATTCTTAAAAGATTTCCATATTGTTTTAATTCTACATTGATTCTACCTTCTCTTGCTTTAGAGAATTTAGAAGCATTTTCTAAAAGTTCATTGATGATCGTGGAAAGTGAATTGGCTTTGGTTTCACTTGCTTCGTAACAATACGAATAAAATCCCGCAACGAAATTGGCTGTGAGACCACATCGGCGCCAATAGGTGGTCATATCGATCGGTTGGAATACCAATCTCAGTTGGCCATCCGCAGGCAAATTCTCTGGAATGATGTGGTATTCACCGATGATGATGGGTGCCTTTTGGTTCAATTTTGCCTCCGTTTATTTTTGGTACAAATGTGTTTCTAATTTGATCGTGAATTTCACACGATTGGACATGTATTCGGATTGTAATTTGGAATATAAATCCTGCATCCCTTCTGGATGTCCCATAAAAGACATCATAGACCATCCTGTCATCATTCCCAAATGAATTTTTGGGTAATCGACTGTTGGTTTGTCATCATTGCCATCATTGGACGCAATGAAGTCTGTTCGGTGTTTCAATTGGAACCCCAAAGATTCCATCATTCCGGGAATTTTTTCCATCACAAACCTGTCGGCTGGATGGATGGTTGCATGTTTGGCTACCATATCCAAAAGTACCTGTGGGCCTGTGAAGGTTTTGTCATTTGGACAATGGATGAGAACCTTTCCACCTGGTTTTAGCACTCGGTAGAATTCCTTTAGAGCTTTTTCTGGTTCTTTGATGTGGATGAGCACCATCGAATTAAAAATAAAATCAAAATGATTGTCTGGGTAATCCAATGAACGAACATCCGAGACCTTCCAGTCTACTTTTGGATACACCAACTTACAATATTGGACCATATCCTCGGAGATGTCACAAGCAGACCATTTGAGGTTTGGATTTTTCTTCATGAGAAAACTGGTGAGTACCCCTGGACCTGCTCCCGCATCCAGAGCCGTTCCCACTTCTTTTTCATATTCGATGGAATCTAAATATGGCTCAAGCAGGAGCTTCAGGAGGTTGGCCTGTGCCGATAACCTGGGCATCTCATCCTGAATGGATATTTTTTGTGTATATAGGTTTTCGCTCAAAGTGAATACGCCAGAGGAGTGGTTCTAAAAAAAGAACTCTTTTTCCAAATTGGTCAACTGAAATACGAACTATTTTGAACTGTTTTTTACAATTGGTTCAGAACTATGAACCCATCTGACATAATGGTGTGTGGATCACTGGACTTCGCGTGCAACCACTCCATCGATATCACTTCCATTATAACTACCTGGTGGCCAAGGGAAATTGGAACTGGTTGCTGGGTTGACTACGTTACTTGCAGATGTGATTTTTATGAATTTAAATCCATTCGATTTGATATCATTGGCTGCAGTTGTATCACAATTCACATCGTTTGGATCATTTGGATCTAAATCATTCAAATCAAATCCGTCCCCACCACCCAATAAAAAGCCACTTCCAACGTCACTGAATAAATCCTCGTTTGACAAGGGATTGGTGGTCATATTGTAATACACTGGTCTTAAGCCACCAAACTTTGTCCAGCTGGCAATCAGGTTGATATTTCCTTCCGTATAACTTGGATTAAAACCGCAGTATTTGGTTCCATCTAGGGAGACTTGGATCACAGAGGGATCCATAGCATAGGTATTGGTTTCCCCCGAGATCCGAAAGCTATTGTCATACACAATGAAGTCGTTGTCCTGTACGTTTTTTACAATCCGACCACCCCAACTGAGGACCATCGAAGCGCCGGCTCCAGTGGTCTCCAAAGCATACACATCGAGTGACCCAACCAGTTCTCCTGCACCACAAACACCATTGATGGCTTTTTTCGGATCAGAAAATCCAGATACATTGGCGGAGGCACTGACCACTGTATTGGCAAGGAAAATGTCGGAAGGGAGTGTTGATTTAGGACAAACAGAAGCATTGGCACTTGCACCAAGTAAAGGAATGAGTGCCGCAAGAGTCTCCTCCGATGAGGACGACTGAGAAGGTTTGCAATGGAAAGTCCACAAACAGGAGAAAATGAGAAGGAAATGAATTAGTTTAGTTTTCATCTTGGTTGTGGTGTCTATTCCAGTGTAAAAAAAAATCTGTTTAAAGTCCAGTCCAAGTTGAGTTTTGGGTTCTAGAAAGTGATCGGCTGAATGTAAAACCACCACAACCATTGGATGCAAAATTCGTTGCATTACTTGTTACTGTGCTTGCTTGCACTTCTGCAAGTGTCGTTTTACCAGAAACTGCTTCACAAAAATAAAAACATTTGGAGGCACCTAGTTCACAACCAGTGGTAGTCACTGGAGTATAATCGATTCTACCAAAAGTGGAATTGGAAAAGTTATTTCCTCCTGGTGTATTTTGGTAATACATTCTACGTGTGGATTTGTCGAAGGATAAAATGCGATAGGTTGTATCCCCACCACCAAAGTAATCAGAGTTTTTTTCAAACCCTGAAATGATACTACCGGAACCATCAGGATTTGTTGCGATGATGAGCCTTCCTGTTAAGGAAGCTTGTGTCACTTGTTTGTTTGCATCATACGTATAACCAGCGTTCCATTGTCCATTGTATTCTAATAAAAACGAAGTTGATAAAGCACTTCCTGCAAGTAGTCCAACCAAAAGATTTGTTTGTGATTCAGATTCCGGAACTTGTTTTTCCATTTGGCAAAAGGAAAAAGAGAAGAGTAGTCCGATTAAGACTGTTGTTTGTAAGTGTGTTCGTTTCATAAACGTTTCCTAAATTTTTAAAAGTTTAGGGAACTCCTTGGCAATGAAAGACAATGAGTGATTCCTTTGGAGTGAATCTCCAAATAGAAAAGTTATCCTTGTAAATCTTGTTTCGGGTGCCCCGATGCCTTCGGGGCCCCTATCCTCCAAATGGTGGGCATTTGGATTCAGTGTGTAAAGTTCCATTTCCGCGAGGAATTCTTTACGGGGAAGATCTGGCTCACCAAACAGTTGTTTGGATTACAGTTGCGGGTCAGCACAGGATTTACACCTGTTTCCTCCCTGAAGGTATTTTCCAGGTTTTTGTGAAGGCAAGGATTGTCAAATTTTTAAATCCAGGATTTCTACTAACAAACCTCGTACAATTTGAAACAGAAATGTATTCAAATTGTAGCCAAAGATTTTGTGAATCTTTTGCAACCAAATAGGAATTTTAGACACATACCAATTAAGAGGAAAAGATATGTTTTATTATGTCGGAAGGTCTATTGGTTTTGTATTGATGTGGATTGTGGTGAAACCCATGAGATTAAAATACGGAAACAAAAAAGTAGAAATTCAGAACGACTTCATTTTGCGCCAGTTAAACGGCAAATCTATGATTCTGATTTCAAATCATATCAAACCACGAAATAAATTTTTAAAAATCATCACAATGCCTTACGATGCATTTGTCATTCGTGGAGTTCTCAAACGATATGGAATTTATACAACTGCGTTAACAAGTTATGATTCAGGAATGGGGAAGAAAGGCAGAAAGTCAAAATGGCTCAAACGAAAAGAACAAATTGTCAAAGGGATTGTTAAATCAATCGACTTAATCCCCTTAAACCGAAATGAATCGGACCCAGTGACAATCAAAGATTTCCAAAGAAGGATTAAAAAAGGGAATTTGGGAATTGGAATTTTTCCTGAAGGATCTTGGTACCGAGGATTTCGTAAGTCTCGAAAATTATTTCCAGGAATGGTGGTATTGAGTAAACGTTACAATTTGCCAATTGTTCCTTTGTATTTAGATGCATACAACTTAAACAAACCAATTCGGTTAACTGTTGGAAATCCTGTCTGGCAAGTGAATGATAATAATGAAACAATGGCATTTATCAAAACGGAATTGATCAGACTCAACCAAGTTGGAAAAAATCAAATCATTCAGACAGAAGTCGTCCAAAATGTTTTGGACACTGATGAAGAAGGTATGGAAGTATCACCTAGCATTGGCTAGGTTGGTTTTTTGCTAAGTAGTTTCTGAAAGTAGGAAATTCCTTCTTCAATCGGATTCCCTGCTCCTTTTCTTTTTCGGAGCATACCTGTCATATCCAAAACGATTACTCCATACATCCAACTCCACATCAACCTTGCAATGGCAGGGTATTCGTTTTTGGGGTATGGAATCTCGCCAGAATCAAAACCAATTCTAACTGTTTCTAAAAAAAACCGATAACTTTTGGGAAGTTGAGGGAATGCCTTTCTATGAACTCCACCATAGTCGGTAACAAACATCACTTTGTGGAGTTCTCGGTTGTTACTGGCAAAATGGAAATAAGCACGTGCAATCGCGGCCAATTGGTCAAAGGCAGATCCCGTTTTGACATCAGCACTCGCTTTTTTTAACATGGAGAGAAGCTCATCCTCTCCCGTTCGGATCAAATCTTGGACAAGGTCAATTTGGCTTTCATAATAAGAATAGGGGCTTGCAACGCTACAACCGAGCCGGTTCGCAATTTTACGCATGGAAAGCCCATCGAGTCCTTCTTCTTTTAAAATGAGGAGGGATACATCTCTAATTTCCTCGCGAGAGAGGCTATTGCGAATCCTTCTTTGTTTGTGGTGGGCTTCCAACATGGACGAATCTCAGTTTTGCTTCCATGCTATGATAATCCAGCGAAAAATCGAACGTTTTTCCTAAAATGCAGCATTGATCTGGGCATAGACCATGTAGGCTTCTCTTGCGAGTTGGTTTTTTCCCTGTAAATAGTTTTGGTTCCATTCAAAGGACTGGGTGGTGCGATTGTATTGGATTTTGCTATTTCTGTAATTTTTAACCGCATCACCAGCTTCCAGATAACCTACACCTAACCAAAGTGAGACAAAATCATTCATTTGTCCGTGCCAAGTCAAATCCACTTCTGTGTAAATTCGTTTGCCTAAAGCATAGGGAGAAGTATACGATTGATTGGAGAAATTTTCTGTACTCCCTTTTTCAAACGACACTGGGGTTGGATTTTTTTCACCAATCGTAGAAGAAGAGTTTGGTGCACCACTGATTGCATACCATGCATCTTGTTTTTCAGCCTTATCATTTTGGAAATAGGTGATTTGGAATTCTCCATACCCTTCTGTTGTGTAAGTTACACTCACAGATTTAGAATATAAATTTTGAGCATTGATATTTTCTGAAATTCCTGCCACGTTATTAAAATAAGGAATCACTCCAAATCTTGGATTTGCAAGCATTTGGAAGGTGGAGACGGAGGCATCGGATCTATTTTTATCTCCGGAGGCAAATAAAACTTGCCCACCTAATCTTAGTTTCCTAAAGAATGTGTATCCAGTTTGGAAAACGTGCATTTGTCCTGTATATTTTTCTCTTTCGGTTCTGGTATTATCCCATTCATTTGGAAGGTATTCTTTTAAGTAAGGATCTTGGATTCTGCGTCCAGAAGTTCCTGATTGGAATGCTGATTCCCAAGTAAAGTCCCAAGACTTACCTTCTGGCAAAAAATTTCCTTTTGTACGATTTGTGATTCGAAATCCAGTTGTGATCAGATTTTGGTTTTGGCGGCTACGATTTGATGCCAAGGGGTCGTCTGGAGAAGTTTCAGGCAGACCAGTGATAACATTTGTATTATTTTTTTTCCATTTTCGAACAATACCTATACTATAAAAATCGAATGTCACCCAGTCAGGAATCGTATAACTATTATAAGTTCCTAATAGTGTTGTGTCGGTTCCATTTGCCGCTGAATTGAGTTTTGGATCATTGGCAGAGACAACCCCATTGGGTCCACTTTGTGTCCAATAGGGTCTAGCCATTAAAAAATGGATTTTGGCATTTTCAAATTGAAACATGAGTCTGGCACCATCAAAGGATAAACCATTCACTGTCCAGTTACCACCACCAATCAATCTTTGGTCTCCATAAGCCCAAATTTGTCTTCCCACTTGGAATTTGGATTGAAAAGGTAATTTGTTGATTATTACAAATGCCTCTCTAACGCTCGTTTGGTTGACTGAGACTGCATTTGTTTGGTTACGGGAATAAACGTCTGCAGTATTATTGAAAAAATTGGCTCGAATGTCACCAGTCGACGCTGGAGACTCTCCACCCCAAACTCTTGCATCTTGTAAAGTCACCTTGGCTTGGACATACGGACTTGGATCAAATAGAAAGTACAAAGATGAGGTTTGTAGGGTTCGGTCGACATAACCTTTGTCAGAAGCATTAAAATCTAAATTATAACGGCTCTCTTGGCGCGGGCGAAGGTACAATCCAAATCGTAAAACATCATTCAACCAAAATTGGGAAGAATTTGCAGAATGTTTCGATAAGGTTGGTTCCACAAACATATGTCGATTGAATTCAGGATCCAATCCTTTCTCTTTCATAGGAGAAACATATGGTTTTGATTCTGATTGGATTTCGGGAGTTTTTTCTTCTACGGGTTCTGAGAGAAGGAAACCATTAGAAAAGACCAAAATGAAACAAAATAAGATAACTCTATTTTGGGGCAGACACATTTTGATCTCTCCTAACGATTTGTTTGGTGAATTTAACTCTTTCTTATAATCCTTTCAATAAATAAAAATAAACTGGTATTCCGATGATGATATTGATTGGGAAAACAATCGATAAAGCAACAGTTAAGTATATACTAGGACTTGCTTCCGGAATTGAATCTTTCATCGCAGCAGGAACAGCAATATAAGAAGCAGATGCACATAGCACAACGAACATTAATGCATCACCAATTGGCATCTGAATGATTTTTGTCAAAAAGATCGCAATCACAACATTGATAAACATAATGATGACAGTTGATCCAACTAAGAAAAAACCAACTTTTTTTAACTCACGCATTTGTTTAGCGGCATCAATCCCTTTGTCCAAAAGGAAAAATGTAAGAAGTCCTTTAAAGATATCTTCTGTAAATGGTTTTGTTGTATTCCATCCAGACTCACCTGATAGATAACCTACGATTAGAGCACCAATTAAGATATAAACAGATGAACTAAAAAAAGCTTCATGTAACAATTGTTTCCATTGGATTTTTTCAGAGGGATTTCCATTTTGTTTTTTCTTACCGAGGCGATCGATGATAACAGCGATGACAATGGCAGGTGATTCCATAAGAGCCATTCCAGCAACAATGAATCCTTGGTATTCAAATCCGTAACTGTGTAAAAAAGCTCCCGCTGTTACAAAGGTTACTGCACTAATAGAACCGAAACTTCCAGCAAGTGCTGCAGAATTGGCATGGTCTAACTTCAATCGAAAGATGAAGTATGAATACACGGGAACAAAACATGCCATAAACATACATGCTATGAGTGTGAGTAAGTGTTCTTCAGCGAAAGGTGATTTAAATAATTCATGACCACCTTTAAAACCAATGGAGAACAACAAGTACAATGAGAGAAATTTTGATACTCCTTCTGTTATGCGGAGATCCGATTTAAAGAATACAACACCCATTCCTAAAAAGAAAAATAGTACGGGTGGGTTTAAAATATTATTCAGAGCGTTGTGCAAATCCATTTTTGTCCCTCTTTTTCTCCATGATTTTAGACACCCAATTTGTCCAATATCATAAAACTGGACAAAAAATACTTTCAATTCGAAATTCATCAACCTTGAATTCGCTTTCTTGCTTATGATTTATTTGCACATTGGTGAAATCCATGCGCATTCTTTTTCGGGTTTATTTCTCCTTAGTCATTCTACTAGGAATGGAAGGGTGTTTATGGAAACCGGAAGCGTTTTACGGAACAAATATCAGTCATGCGGTAGAATTTTTGGCACCTGTAAAAGGTGAATTGCCTACTTCCTGTACCAAAAACTCAATCCAAACTTTAAAACAAATGTTTTGGATCCAAAATGAATCTGAGGATTCATTGAGAAGCAAACGGGCGCTAAATGGTCAATGGCTCCATTTTCAATTGAAAAACCAAATGGATACGGCTTCCGATTTTAGCATTCTCATCCAATGGATCAACATTCCCACTGCTGAAATCTGTTCGGAAAACCAAAAAGGGGAATTTTCCAATACATACAATGGTTATGTTTGGGAAAATTGGCATGGACTTTTGTCTCCTTTCCCACATTTTAATGTTTCCTTAAACGCAAAGGAAACCCGTGATTTTTATCTATTCCTGGTATCCAATGAGAATCTAAATTTTCCCATTCGAACAGTATCCAATTCAAGTTATCGTTTCATCGTACTCTTTCGATTTTTAACCTTTTTGTTTTTTTTGATGGTTGGGATTGTTTCTACTGGTTGGGCAATTTCTGAATTCATTAAATCCAAAGAAAAAATATACCTTCTGATTCTTTTTCATTTTTTATTGTTTTTCTTTTTAGTTTATTCAGTCCACGGAAAGGAATTGTCCTCCCTATTAGGGAACGGAAACAATCTTTTCACACACTCATACTACTTATTGTTATCGATTAATCACTTTGTATTCTTTTTGTATCTTTACAGTTTTGTTAAATTCACAAACGAAAGTTTAAAACATCCAATTTTCTTTTGGTTGTTTGCTATCTCTGGAATTTTATACCTTCTTGTTCCCATTTTTCCAAGAATGTATGACTATAGAATTTTTATCTTACTCACCATCTTTGGGTCCGCTGCTTATTTTTTACGAAGTACCCATATGATGCTCTTCACAAACCAAATTGATGAAGAAAAAAGTTATTTTTTAGGTTGGGCTTTCTTTTTGTTTTTAGTCTTTCTAAAAACATTATTCCATTTTGATTTTTATCCATACCAAGCTTTTTTCATTTATGCTGCTGTGTTTTACTTACCCTTCTTGACAGCTGGTAGTTTTTTATTTTTAAGAAATTATGAAAAACGTGATAAAACAAAAACAAGATTTCGAACTTTCACGAATAAAATTGATACGAAAGAATTTAAAACAAAATTAGAATCATTATTAGAATCAGACAAAATTTTTCTGGATGTCGACTGTAATGAAGAGATGATAGCAGGCCGTCTGGGCCTAACCTATCACCAATTAAGCGAGTTGATTAATATTGAGTATCAATTTAATTTTCCAACACTCTTAAACTTATACAAAATAAAAGAAGCAAAAAAAATTCTAATCGAAAAACCAGAATTAAACGTCGCTACAGTTGGAAAACTGGCGGGTTTTGGTTCGAGATCCGCATTTTATTTGGAATTTAAAAAACAATGCGGAGTAAATCCCAATCAATTCAGAAAGTCTTCGTCTCATCATAAAAAAGATAAATCTTAATTAGGAACTCTCGCATGAACAAAGATAAACCAAAAGATTGGTTACCTGGACTAAAAGAAAACTGGCGATCGGACATTGTGTCCGGATTTGTTGTCTTTCTCATTGCGCTCCCACTTTGTTTAGGAATTTCTCTCGCCTCTGGTGCACCACCAATGGCAGGAATTTTTTCCGGAATTGTAGGTGGTCTCTTTGTCTCTTTTATGAGTGGTTCTCATCTTACAATCAATGGACCTGCTGCTGGACTCATTGCTGTTGTATTAAATTCGATTTTTGTTATGGGTGGTGGAGATGCCAAATTGGGATTTGAGATCACTTTGGCAGCAATTGTTTTTGCAGGATTGATTCAGGTACTTTTGGGAATCTTAAAGGCGGGGAATCTCACAATTTATTTCCCGATCTCTGTTGTACATGGAATGATGGCTGCCATCGGAATCATCATCATTTCAAAACAGTTTTATGTTGCTCTTGGAATTTCACCAAATGCCAAAACTATTTTAGGTCTTCTATTAGAGATCCCTTCAAGTTTTGTGCATTTGAATCCTGAAGTAGCTATGATTGGTATTTCTGCGATTGTGATCATATCACTTCTTACAAAAATTCAAAATCCATATTTTAAAAAACTTCCTGCTCCGTTAGTTGCAGTGTTAGTTGGAATTATTTTAGGTTTTGTTTTTGATTTAGCAGATGAACATTCTTATACTTTATTGAATCAAACATACCAAATTGGCCCTGAAAAATTAGTAAATTTGCCTAATCACATTTATGAAAGTTTGAGTTTTCCAAACTTTTCTCGTTGGAGAGATGGAAACTTTTGGGTGATGGTAGTGACGATTGCTTTGATAGCAAGTATAGAATCTTTACTGACAGCAACCGCAGTTGATAATACGGATCCTTACCGAAGAAAATCAAATATGGACCAAGAACTTGTCGCAAAAGGAATTGGAAACTTTTTTTTAGGATGGATTGGTGGATTACCCATTATCGCTGAAGTGGTAAGATCTTCTGCAAACATTGAAAATGGTGCCAAAACTAGATGGTCCAATTTTTTTCATGGTTTGTTTTTATTATTATTCATTCTGCTGCTTCCTGGCTTCATTCATAGAATCCCATTAGCATCACTTGCCGGTATTTTAATCATGGTTGGATTAAAATTGGCATCACCTCATGTTTTTAAAGAAACATATAAAAAAGGTTGGGACCAAATTGTCATCTTTTTGGTAACTGTAGTGATTACAATTGTAGAAGACCTGTTAGTTGGTGTTTTATGCGGGATCATTACAGCAATTTTAATCCAAATGTATTTTGGAGTGAAGTTTCGTTATATTTTCATTGCTGATATTAAAATTGAATCAAACAATAAGATGCATACTTTGTATGTGAAACATGCTCTTCTGTTTTCCAATATGATATCTTTAAAACTACTTCTTCGGAAAATATCATTCGGCGAAAGGATTGATGTAAAATTTGATGAAAATGTGAAGATGATTGGTTTTTCAGCTATTGAATTTTTGCAGAGTTTTAAACGTGATTATGAAGAACGTGGTGGGCAAGTGAATTTGATTGGATTTGAAGATTTAAAACCAATTTCGGCTTATTACGGTGCCACACGAGTTCATAAGTAGTAAAAAAATTCTTGTAACTTTTTTTTCCTAAACCAATCTCCTTTTATGCAAAGGTTATTGGTTTTTTTCCTTTTGGTTCTGCCTATCTTCCTTTTTTCAAAGGATGTCCCTCGGTTAAAATCTAGAGTCATGGATGAAACTTGGACACTCCATTCAGACTATATTTCTGCACTTGAAAAACAACTAAGAGACCATGAAAAGAAAACATCCAATCAAATTGTTGTTTTTGTTACACCTTCTTTAGAAGGAGAAAATTTGGAAGAGTACTCTCTAAAAGTTGCCGAAACTTGGAAACTTGGGCAAAAAGGAAAGGATAACGGAGTGTTACTCCTTGTTGCCATTGAAGATAGAAAACTAAGGATCGAAGTTGGTTATGGATTAGAAGGTGTTTTAACGGATGTTTTGTGCCATCACATCATAGAGAATGAAATCAAACCTTCTTTCAAAAAAGGAGAATATGATATTGGGATACAAAATGGAGTAAATGCAATCTTGAAATCAATTGAAGGAGAATACACCATACCTGAAAAGGAAGACTTTTCTCATCTTGGACCTCTTTCTTTTTTGGGTGAAATAGCTCCTGAAGGTCCTGAGATGCCAATTGGATTAAAAATTTTCGTATCGATTTTTGTAGTAAGTATTCTCGGAGTATTTACTTACTTTGCAGCTAACGCTCCTTATGTTGGTTGGTTTATCTATTTCTTTTTGTTTCCATTTTGGAGTATTTTTCCAACTGCAATTCATGGAGCAAATATCGGAGCTATTGTTTTCCTTACATACGCAATAGGAGTTGGACTTTATAAACTTTATCACCTTTTGACACCGCATGGAAGAAAACGAATGCGAAATAGTAGTTTCGCAAGTAGTTCTCGAGGTGGAAGTAGCAGTGGATGGTCAAGTGGAGGTAGTTCTGGTGGGTTTAGCGGGGGAGGAGGGAGTTTTGGTGGTGGTGGAAGTTCTGGCAGTTGGTAGTTCAAATTGTTAAAAAAATCCATTTCACTGAAGATTTTTTCATACCGATGGGAACTTTTTCCATCATAAATGGGTTTAGTATATAGTGAAGTTTGTTTGGTATTATTTATCTTTTGGTTTGGCATTCAGTTTTGTTATTTCAGCGCAGGTCACAAAACCGATCCAACTAAAAGATCTTTGGCAAAAAGCAGTGCAGTTTAATCCCGATTATTTATCGGTAAAGGCAGATTATGAAAAAGCTTTTTATGAAAATGAAAAGAGTTATGCAGGTTATCTTCCCACAGTCAATGTTTTAGCCTCTGCCAGGCAATCATCAGCTAACTTTAGTGGATCTGGAACCGTCAATGACCCTTTGATCAGTGGTGGAGCGAATAGTAATAACACACAAACCCAACAAACAAATGCAGGCGAATCGAGGCCTACTGCAATCAACCGATATTCTGTTGGACTTAGCACAAATCAAAATCTTTTTTCAGGATTTCGCGATAAAAGTGGAATTGAAAAAACAGAAGCATTATTACAAGCAGCAAAACAAACATTAAATGATTCTAGACTAAAAATATGTTTTGAATTAAAGTCTGCTTACTCACAAACATTGTATGCAAAGGAACTTTACCAATTATCCTTAAAAATCAAAGAAAGGCGCATTAAAAATAGAGACTTGGTTAAACTTCGATATGAAGTAGGTAGGGAACACAAAGGAAGTTTTTTGTTGAGTGAATCTTTTGTAAAACAATCTGAATATGAAGTTTCATTTGCAGAAAGGCTATTCCAGACCAATTGGAAAGAAATCGAACGAATCATTGCGACACCAGTTGAAGTATCCTTGGACGTTCCACTCATGTCTGAACCAATAGTCGAAATTAAAATTTCCGAAAAAGAGAAGTCGAATTTACTTGATGCCCATCCTTCTATTATGGCAGAACAATCAAAAGTTCGAGCTGCCCAAGCAAATATAGGAATCGCTGAAGCTGGCTTTTATCCAGACCTCAATCTAAGTGCAACAGTGACAAGACAAGATGATGTTTGGTTACCAAAACCAAGAAATTATAGTTTTGGAATCAATTTGACCTATCCATTGTTTAATGGTGGTAGAGACTATTATAATGTAAAAATTGCAAAATCTGAATATGAAAAATCAATTCACACTAGAGATTCAAAAAAGAATTTACTCACCTTTTCTATAGAGCAATCGTATTTAAATTTTATAAATGCTTCCGAACAACTATTGGTATTAACCGAATTTTATAAGGCTTCCGATACAAGGGCAACAATCGCAAGGGCACAATATTCCAATGGACTGATCAGTTTTGAAAATTGGGATATCATAGAGAATGATCTAATCAATCGGGAAAAAAATTTGTTAATCGGTAAAAGAGATC contains the following coding sequences:
- a CDS encoding AraC family transcriptional regulator, with amino-acid sequence MRILFRVYFSLVILLGMEGCLWKPEAFYGTNISHAVEFLAPVKGELPTSCTKNSIQTLKQMFWIQNESEDSLRSKRALNGQWLHFQLKNQMDTASDFSILIQWINIPTAEICSENQKGEFSNTYNGYVWENWHGLLSPFPHFNVSLNAKETRDFYLFLVSNENLNFPIRTVSNSSYRFIVLFRFLTFLFFLMVGIVSTGWAISEFIKSKEKIYLLILFHFLLFFFLVYSVHGKELSSLLGNGNNLFTHSYYLLLSINHFVFFLYLYSFVKFTNESLKHPIFFWLFAISGILYLLVPIFPRMYDYRIFILLTIFGSAAYFLRSTHMMLFTNQIDEEKSYFLGWAFFLFLVFLKTLFHFDFYPYQAFFIYAAVFYLPFLTAGSFLFLRNYEKRDKTKTRFRTFTNKIDTKEFKTKLESLLESDKIFLDVDCNEEMIAGRLGLTYHQLSELINIEYQFNFPTLLNLYKIKEAKKILIEKPELNVATVGKLAGFGSRSAFYLEFKKQCGVNPNQFRKSSSHHKKDKS
- a CDS encoding TolC family protein, which encodes MKFVWYYLSFGLAFSFVISAQVTKPIQLKDLWQKAVQFNPDYLSVKADYEKAFYENEKSYAGYLPTVNVLASARQSSANFSGSGTVNDPLISGGANSNNTQTQQTNAGESRPTAINRYSVGLSTNQNLFSGFRDKSGIEKTEALLQAAKQTLNDSRLKICFELKSAYSQTLYAKELYQLSLKIKERRIKNRDLVKLRYEVGREHKGSFLLSESFVKQSEYEVSFAERLFQTNWKEIERIIATPVEVSLDVPLMSEPIVEIKISEKEKSNLLDAHPSIMAEQSKVRAAQANIGIAEAGFYPDLNLSATVTRQDDVWLPKPRNYSFGINLTYPLFNGGRDYYNVKIAKSEYEKSIHTRDSKKNLLTFSIEQSYLNFINASEQLLVLTEFYKASDTRATIARAQYSNGLISFENWDIIENDLINREKNLLIGKRDLGLAEATYLRNLGKCFDEN
- a CDS encoding TPM domain-containing protein; the protein is MDETWTLHSDYISALEKQLRDHEKKTSNQIVVFVTPSLEGENLEEYSLKVAETWKLGQKGKDNGVLLLVAIEDRKLRIEVGYGLEGVLTDVLCHHIIENEIKPSFKKGEYDIGIQNGVNAILKSIEGEYTIPEKEDFSHLGPLSFLGEIAPEGPEMPIGLKIFVSIFVVSILGVFTYFAANAPYVGWFIYFFLFPFWSIFPTAIHGANIGAIVFLTYAIGVGLYKLYHLLTPHGRKRMRNSSFASSSRGGSSSGWSSGGSSGGFSGGGGSFGGGGSSGSW
- a CDS encoding SulP family inorganic anion transporter encodes the protein MNKDKPKDWLPGLKENWRSDIVSGFVVFLIALPLCLGISLASGAPPMAGIFSGIVGGLFVSFMSGSHLTINGPAAGLIAVVLNSIFVMGGGDAKLGFEITLAAIVFAGLIQVLLGILKAGNLTIYFPISVVHGMMAAIGIIIISKQFYVALGISPNAKTILGLLLEIPSSFVHLNPEVAMIGISAIVIISLLTKIQNPYFKKLPAPLVAVLVGIILGFVFDLADEHSYTLLNQTYQIGPEKLVNLPNHIYESLSFPNFSRWRDGNFWVMVVTIALIASIESLLTATAVDNTDPYRRKSNMDQELVAKGIGNFFLGWIGGLPIIAEVVRSSANIENGAKTRWSNFFHGLFLLLFILLLPGFIHRIPLASLAGILIMVGLKLASPHVFKETYKKGWDQIVIFLVTVVITIVEDLLVGVLCGIITAILIQMYFGVKFRYIFIADIKIESNNKMHTLYVKHALLFSNMISLKLLLRKISFGERIDVKFDENVKMIGFSAIEFLQSFKRDYEERGGQVNLIGFEDLKPISAYYGATRVHK